In the genome of Bradyrhizobium sp. CIAT3101, one region contains:
- a CDS encoding urease accessory protein UreE yields MIRATQVKGQHRFTETPADTVVLDFDDRHRRRMAMTGTRGLEFLLDLENAVALRGGDALVLEDGRLVEVVAAPEPLLEIRGHDPHHLIRVAWHLGNRHLPTQLMAKSLRIRRDHVIEAMVKGLGARVVEIEAPFDPEGGAYAEASHAHGHDDHAHHDHDHHDHGHHDHGHHDHGHHHHDHHGHDHHHDHAAHDHGHDHHHHHDEHCDHPDHHHGHKHAHDHK; encoded by the coding sequence ATGATCCGGGCGACGCAGGTCAAGGGACAGCACCGTTTCACGGAAACGCCGGCGGATACGGTCGTGCTCGATTTCGACGATCGGCACCGCCGCCGCATGGCGATGACGGGGACGCGGGGGCTCGAATTCCTGCTCGACCTGGAAAACGCCGTCGCGTTGCGCGGCGGCGATGCGCTGGTGCTGGAGGACGGAAGGCTGGTCGAAGTGGTTGCGGCGCCCGAGCCGCTGCTGGAGATCCGTGGCCACGACCCGCATCATCTCATCCGCGTTGCCTGGCATCTCGGCAATCGCCATCTGCCGACGCAACTGATGGCCAAGAGCTTGCGTATCCGCCGCGATCACGTCATCGAGGCCATGGTGAAGGGCCTCGGCGCGCGCGTCGTCGAGATCGAGGCGCCGTTCGATCCCGAAGGCGGCGCTTATGCCGAGGCGAGCCATGCGCATGGTCACGATGACCATGCCCACCATGACCACGATCATCATGATCACGGCCACCACGATCATGGTCACCACGATCATGGCCACCATCACCATGATCATCACGGCCACGACCACCATCATGATCATGCCGCGCATGACCATGGTCATGATCATCACCATCACCACGACGAGCACTGCGATCATCCCGACCATCATCACGGCCACAAGCATGCTCATGACCACAAATGA
- a CDS encoding TetR/AcrR family transcriptional regulator translates to MAKSTSDVAEGAPRRGRPRSIETTNAILESAYALMAATGLAATTIDAVARHSNVSKMTIYKWWPSREALLIDAFLHHAAQMLPLPPPSAGTPAARARRHATAYAEALQGEFGKVQLAVISECISKTGSAELFYSRYLQFRRDALVEMIATGQRDGSILAEAPAEDLYDAIYGSLFYRYVFGIAPITAAYARNLVDLVLRPKG, encoded by the coding sequence ATGGCGAAGAGCACGAGCGATGTGGCCGAGGGCGCGCCCCGGCGCGGCCGGCCGCGCTCGATCGAGACCACCAACGCCATCCTCGAAAGCGCCTATGCGCTGATGGCCGCGACCGGCCTTGCCGCAACCACGATCGATGCCGTCGCGCGCCACTCCAACGTCTCCAAGATGACGATCTACAAATGGTGGCCGTCGCGGGAGGCGCTGCTGATCGACGCTTTTCTCCACCACGCCGCGCAGATGCTGCCGCTGCCGCCGCCGAGCGCGGGTACGCCTGCGGCACGTGCACGCCGCCATGCCACGGCCTATGCCGAAGCCTTGCAGGGCGAGTTCGGCAAGGTGCAGCTTGCGGTCATCTCCGAATGCATCTCCAAGACCGGCTCGGCGGAGCTGTTCTATTCGCGCTACCTCCAGTTCCGCCGCGACGCGCTGGTGGAGATGATCGCAACCGGCCAGCGTGACGGCAGCATTCTGGCCGAGGCTCCGGCGGAAGATCTTTACGACGCCATCTATGGCAGCCTGTTTTACCGCTACGTCTTCGGCATCGCGCCGATCACGGCAGCCTACGCACGCAACCTGGTCGACCTGGTGTTGCGGCCGAAGGGCTAG
- the ureC gene encoding urease subunit alpha: MSVKMKRSVYADMFGPTTGDKVRLADTDLIIEVEKDFTTYGEEVKFGGGKVIRDGMGQSQVTNKQGAADTVITNALIVDHWGIVKADVAIKEGMISAIGKAGNPDIQPGVTIIIGPGTDVIAGEGKILTAGGFDSHIHFICPQQIEHALMSGVTSMLGGGTGPSHGTFATTCTPGPWHMGRMIQSFDAFPVNLGISGKGNASRPAALVEMIKGGACALKLHEDWGTTPAAIDNCLSVADDYDIQVMLHSDTLNESGFVEDTIKAFKGRTIHAFHTEGAGGGHAPDIIKVAGLKNVLPSSTNPTRPFTRNTIDEHLDMLMVCHHLDPSIAEDLAFAESRIRKETIAAEDILHDLGALSMMSSDSQAMGRLGEVIIRTWQTADKMKKQRGSLPQDKGKDNDNFRVKRYIAKYTINPAIAHGVSKLIGSVEKGKLADLVLWSPAFFGVKPDCIVKGGMIVAAPMGDPNASIPTPQPVHYQPMFGAFGGARTASSVVFTSKAAITGGLARKLGIEKKLYAVQNTRSKISKKSMIHNDATPNIEVDPETYEVRADGELLTCPPAEVLPMAQRYFMY; the protein is encoded by the coding sequence ATGTCCGTCAAGATGAAGCGTTCCGTCTATGCCGACATGTTCGGTCCGACCACCGGTGACAAGGTGCGACTCGCCGACACCGATCTCATCATCGAGGTCGAGAAGGATTTCACCACGTACGGCGAGGAGGTGAAGTTCGGCGGCGGCAAGGTAATCCGTGACGGCATGGGCCAGTCGCAGGTCACCAACAAGCAGGGCGCGGCCGACACCGTCATCACCAATGCGCTGATCGTCGACCACTGGGGCATCGTGAAGGCTGACGTCGCCATCAAGGAGGGCATGATTTCGGCGATCGGCAAGGCCGGCAATCCCGACATCCAGCCGGGCGTGACGATCATCATCGGCCCCGGCACCGACGTGATCGCGGGCGAGGGAAAAATCCTCACCGCCGGCGGCTTCGACAGCCACATCCATTTCATCTGCCCGCAACAGATCGAGCACGCGCTGATGTCCGGCGTCACCTCGATGCTCGGTGGCGGCACCGGTCCTTCGCACGGCACCTTCGCCACGACCTGCACGCCCGGCCCCTGGCACATGGGGCGGATGATCCAGTCGTTCGATGCTTTCCCGGTCAATCTCGGCATTTCCGGCAAGGGCAACGCCTCGCGCCCGGCCGCGCTGGTCGAGATGATCAAGGGTGGCGCCTGCGCGCTGAAGCTGCATGAAGATTGGGGCACCACGCCGGCGGCGATCGACAACTGCCTGTCGGTGGCCGACGATTACGACATCCAGGTCATGCTGCATTCCGACACGCTGAACGAATCCGGCTTCGTCGAGGACACGATCAAGGCGTTCAAGGGCCGCACCATCCACGCCTTCCACACCGAGGGCGCCGGCGGCGGCCACGCGCCCGACATCATCAAGGTCGCAGGCCTGAAGAACGTGCTGCCGTCCTCGACCAATCCGACGCGGCCATTCACCCGCAACACCATCGACGAGCATCTGGACATGCTGATGGTGTGCCACCACCTCGATCCCTCGATCGCGGAAGATCTGGCGTTCGCGGAGAGCCGCATCCGCAAGGAGACCATCGCGGCCGAAGACATCCTGCACGATCTCGGCGCGCTCTCGATGATGTCGTCGGACTCGCAAGCCATGGGCCGCCTCGGCGAGGTCATCATCCGGACGTGGCAGACCGCCGACAAGATGAAGAAGCAGCGCGGATCGCTGCCGCAGGACAAGGGCAAGGACAACGACAATTTCCGCGTCAAGCGCTACATCGCCAAATACACGATCAATCCGGCGATCGCGCATGGCGTGTCGAAGCTGATCGGCTCGGTGGAGAAGGGCAAGCTCGCCGATCTCGTGCTGTGGTCGCCGGCCTTCTTCGGCGTCAAGCCGGACTGCATCGTCAAGGGCGGCATGATCGTCGCAGCCCCCATGGGTGATCCCAACGCCTCGATCCCGACGCCGCAGCCGGTGCACTACCAGCCGATGTTCGGCGCGTTCGGCGGGGCGCGCACAGCGTCGTCCGTCGTTTTCACCTCGAAGGCCGCGATCACCGGCGGTCTCGCCCGGAAACTGGGCATCGAGAAGAAGCTCTACGCGGTCCAGAATACCCGCAGCAAGATCTCGAAGAAGAGCATGATCCACAACGACGCCACGCCCAATATCGAGGTCGATCCGGAGACTTACGAGGTGCGCGCCGATGGCGAGCTTCTGACGTGTCCTCCGGCCGAGGTGCTGCCGATGGCGCAGCGATATTTCATGTACTGA
- a CDS encoding putative quinol monooxygenase: MIYVVATLTIKPETRAEFIAAATACIKETRKEPGNIAYDMHESVTDPTKMVFVEQWENAEALVPHRGQEHMKTFGRVAVKCFTAPPKVEIITPEKVETR; this comes from the coding sequence GTGATTTACGTCGTTGCAACCCTGACCATCAAGCCTGAGACGCGCGCCGAATTCATTGCAGCTGCCACCGCCTGCATCAAGGAGACGCGGAAGGAACCGGGCAATATCGCCTACGATATGCACGAGAGCGTCACCGATCCTACCAAGATGGTGTTCGTCGAGCAGTGGGAGAACGCCGAGGCGCTGGTGCCGCATCGCGGCCAGGAGCACATGAAGACGTTCGGCCGAGTTGCGGTGAAGTGCTTCACGGCGCCGCCGAAGGTCGAAATCATCACGCCCGAGAAGGTCGAGACGAGGTAA
- a CDS encoding urease accessory protein UreF: MLMTTNEPVSASDLAEREAAALYRLMTWLSPAFPVGGFSYSSGIEWAVEAGDITDIATLADWLDAMLGDGSGFCDATFLVHAYRAAEAGEDASLSDVAELAAAFVPSRERQLETTSQGRAFIDISRAAWDAEGLDIMVAACRTPLVYPVAVGVVAALHGVPLAPTLHAFLHALVSNWISAASRLIPLGQTDSQRVLVKLEAAVAATAHRALAATLDDLGSATFRADLASLRHETQYTRLFRS, translated from the coding sequence ATGCTCATGACCACAAATGAGCCGGTGAGTGCCTCCGACCTCGCCGAGCGCGAGGCGGCGGCGCTGTACCGGCTGATGACGTGGCTGTCGCCGGCGTTTCCCGTCGGCGGGTTCTCCTATTCGAGCGGCATCGAATGGGCGGTCGAAGCGGGGGACATCACCGACATCGCGACGCTAGCCGATTGGCTGGATGCCATGCTTGGCGACGGCTCCGGCTTTTGCGATGCGACGTTTCTGGTCCACGCCTATCGCGCCGCCGAGGCTGGCGAGGATGCGTCCTTGAGTGATGTCGCCGAACTCGCCGCCGCCTTCGTGCCGTCGCGCGAACGGCAACTCGAGACGACCTCGCAGGGGCGCGCCTTCATCGACATTTCCCGCGCGGCGTGGGATGCCGAGGGCCTCGATATCATGGTCGCGGCGTGCCGCACGCCACTGGTCTATCCCGTCGCCGTCGGCGTCGTCGCGGCGTTGCACGGCGTGCCGCTGGCACCGACGCTGCACGCCTTCCTGCATGCGCTGGTCTCGAACTGGATCTCGGCGGCGAGCCGGCTCATTCCGCTCGGCCAGACCGACAGCCAGCGCGTGCTGGTGAAATTGGAAGCCGCCGTCGCCGCGACCGCCCATCGGGCACTCGCGGCGACGCTCGACGATCTCGGCAGCGCGACCTTCCGCGCCGATCTCGCCAGCCTGCGGCACGAGACACAATATACGCGGCTGTTTCGGTCATGA
- the ureG gene encoding urease accessory protein UreG, which yields MSKSHGPLRVGVGGPVGSGKTALMDLLCKTMRERYDIAAITNDIYTKWDAEFLVRSGSLTPDRIAGVETGGCPHTAIREDASMNLAAVADMRAKFPGLDLVLIESGGDNLAATFSPELADLTIYVIDVAAGDKIPSKGGPGITRSDLLVINKIDLAPHVGASLEKMDTDARRMRGERPFVMTNLKKSEGLDRIVGFIETKGGLKRAG from the coding sequence ATGTCGAAATCTCACGGCCCCTTGCGTGTCGGCGTCGGCGGCCCCGTTGGATCGGGCAAGACCGCGCTGATGGATCTGCTCTGCAAGACCATGCGCGAGCGCTACGACATCGCTGCGATCACCAACGACATCTATACCAAATGGGATGCGGAATTCCTCGTGCGTTCCGGCTCGTTGACCCCGGACCGCATCGCCGGCGTCGAGACTGGAGGCTGCCCGCACACGGCGATCCGCGAGGACGCCTCGATGAATCTTGCCGCGGTTGCGGACATGCGCGCCAAATTCCCGGGGCTCGACCTCGTGCTGATCGAGTCCGGCGGCGACAATCTCGCGGCGACCTTCTCGCCGGAGCTGGCCGATCTCACCATCTATGTGATCGACGTTGCCGCCGGTGACAAGATTCCGTCCAAGGGGGGGCCCGGCATCACCCGTTCCGACCTTCTGGTCATCAACAAGATCGACCTCGCGCCCCATGTCGGTGCCTCCCTCGAGAAGATGGACACGGATGCCAGGCGCATGCGCGGCGAGCGCCCCTTCGTCATGACCAATTTGAAGAAGAGCGAGGGGCTCGACCGCATCGTCGGCTTCATCGAGACCAAGGGTGGGCTGAAACGCGCGGGCTGA
- a CDS encoding HWE histidine kinase domain-containing protein, with amino-acid sequence MVRLGFIIGFIALLGALLSGLAAYRVHDQELALDRIALARAIDVHASLVQDRSTERELLARVASGLFRAPSVLKPNMLEPLRSAIYAFKTDFVVAGWVARLQPSELAAAQTAIAAAGFPKPQIRDYNDKPINPASLTQPIDVLMDLEPRSDETKALPGRSYDDEPVRNAMLTRARVEKRSVASDPLPLLRDNGPIGVIVAAPVIPEGATEPVGFVTFSYELASLMLTNDDLSLFSVALKDPRKEGSELVANDQGIVSTRMTTPDGPAPSATRTISFGGRDWQLGYYAKTNSARRAEQTAIIVAAIGFAITAMVCGLFGYVAYNNLRLSREIQVRIGFERRLTAVIDELNHRVKNILAVIQSIVTRTLRHGSDIDVARELLIGRIHAMSNVVSLLSESQWQGVKLKGLFEARAIPHADRIAVSGPDIAVSARAAQSLSLLFFELASHSDEGLSLVGKHPHITANWTVTGEEPETVFHFRWEEFNTSEATRRPDSDFGLILLDRVAPEALGGTAKRYFTDVSYVYELTAPMETVVDMTERDRTEKLSQPVKPVR; translated from the coding sequence GTGGTCCGGCTGGGTTTCATCATCGGCTTCATCGCTCTGCTCGGAGCCTTGCTCTCCGGGCTTGCGGCTTATCGTGTCCACGACCAGGAGCTGGCGCTGGATCGGATTGCGCTGGCCCGCGCGATCGACGTTCATGCGAGCCTCGTCCAGGACAGGTCGACCGAGCGTGAGCTGCTGGCGCGTGTCGCCTCAGGCCTGTTCCGCGCGCCGTCGGTGCTGAAGCCCAACATGCTGGAGCCGTTGCGCTCGGCGATCTACGCCTTCAAGACCGACTTCGTGGTGGCCGGCTGGGTCGCCCGGCTGCAGCCGAGCGAGCTCGCCGCGGCGCAGACCGCGATAGCGGCCGCCGGCTTCCCGAAACCGCAGATCCGTGACTACAACGACAAGCCGATCAACCCGGCAAGCCTGACCCAGCCGATCGACGTGCTGATGGACCTCGAGCCGCGCAGCGACGAGACCAAGGCGCTGCCGGGCCGCAGCTACGATGACGAACCGGTTCGCAACGCCATGCTGACGCGGGCCAGGGTCGAGAAGCGGTCGGTTGCCTCCGACCCTTTACCGCTCTTGCGCGACAACGGCCCGATCGGCGTCATCGTGGCCGCCCCCGTTATTCCGGAAGGCGCTACCGAGCCGGTCGGCTTCGTCACCTTTTCCTACGAGCTGGCGTCGCTGATGCTGACCAATGACGATCTGTCGTTGTTCTCGGTCGCGCTGAAGGACCCGCGCAAGGAAGGCAGCGAGCTCGTTGCCAACGATCAGGGCATCGTGTCCACCCGCATGACGACGCCGGACGGGCCGGCCCCGTCGGCAACGCGCACCATCAGCTTCGGCGGCCGCGACTGGCAGCTCGGCTATTACGCGAAGACCAATTCGGCTCGGCGCGCAGAGCAGACCGCAATCATCGTTGCGGCGATCGGCTTCGCCATTACCGCGATGGTCTGCGGCCTGTTCGGTTACGTCGCCTACAATAATTTGAGGCTCAGCCGCGAAATCCAGGTGCGGATCGGCTTCGAGCGCCGGCTGACCGCGGTCATCGACGAGCTCAACCACCGGGTCAAGAACATCCTCGCGGTGATCCAGTCGATCGTGACGCGCACGCTGCGCCACGGCTCGGACATCGATGTCGCGCGCGAGCTCCTGATCGGCCGCATCCACGCCATGTCCAACGTGGTCTCGCTGCTCAGCGAGAGCCAATGGCAGGGCGTCAAGCTGAAGGGCCTGTTCGAAGCGCGTGCCATTCCGCATGCCGATCGCATCGCCGTCAGTGGCCCGGACATCGCGGTCAGCGCGCGTGCCGCCCAGAGCCTGTCGCTGCTGTTCTTCGAGCTTGCCTCGCACTCGGACGAAGGCCTGTCGCTGGTCGGCAAGCATCCGCACATCACGGCAAACTGGACGGTGACGGGCGAGGAGCCGGAGACGGTGTTTCATTTCCGCTGGGAGGAGTTCAACACCAGCGAGGCGACCCGCCGACCGGATTCGGATTTCGGCCTGATCCTGCTCGACCGCGTCGCGCCGGAAGCGCTCGGCGGCACCGCCAAGCGCTACTTCACCGACGTCTCCTATGTCTATGAATTGACCGCGCCGATGGAAACGGTCGTGGACATGACCGAGCGCGACCGCACCGAAAAACTGTCGCAGCCGGTGAAGCCGGTGCGCTAG